One segment of Carya illinoinensis cultivar Pawnee chromosome 1, C.illinoinensisPawnee_v1, whole genome shotgun sequence DNA contains the following:
- the LOC122300645 gene encoding protein FAR1-RELATED SEQUENCE 5-like: MADSSALGVSEEPLYNLDSDELEVESVDIQCDVNVEDGVNVEDGVNVMPSSSSCHLEPYVGMLFDDVEDAQAYYKAYARRKGFAIRTNHTRLSKDDKKLLAVDYVCTREGFRRINRKEKERIMPEPDETKIGCKALMGIKKDGEHLIVNKFVVGHNHILLTPRSTSFLRGHRGVTKVQKKLIMTLNESGVPTRKIMSMLSKESGGDFNVGCIGKDVENFLGTKRRKVFEEGDAQRLYSYFRDRQFKEPGFVYSMQVDKDGCMGSCFWADARSRSAYQYFGDIVTFDATYLTNIYKMPFVPFSGVNHHHQTIMFGCALLVNEIAESYTWLLRTWQEAMLGRAPSTIITDDDKAMAKAIAEVLPNTTHRLCLWHILQKFPEHLAHVYNKFPDFQSRFRHCIHETITIAEFEEEWASILMKYDLGENTWLQNLYIRREKWVPAYLRSTFCAGMSTTQQSESMNKFFKDYVRSSTMVSDFVHQYEAAIDARYFKEKEKDVRTKSTRAILKTPLKIEEEAALIYTRKSFMIFQDELFDSLRYISRKLSTESESKTYGVTPYGKETPVYHVTLESGEGVATCTCHKWEFMGILCKHILCVFGKKGKLDRLPQHYVLERWTTNAKSRPIPYIPSPTGLLQLGLDDPTMRKSKSMIQLYDIVELGSQSEEKHSFLTRALEKIHKELLAMEDHVDTEGTHYSNRGVFCRPSTSANKRSTKVFEIQESKRNANNKEKTL, translated from the exons ATGGCTGACTCTAGCGCACTTGGTGTTTCTGAG GAACCACTTTATAATCTTGATAGTGATGAACTTGAGGTTGAAAGTGTAGACATTCAATGTGATGTGAATGTTGAAGATGGGGTCAATGTCGAAGATGGGGTCAATGTGATGCCCTCTTCGAGTAGTTGTCATTTGGAGCCATATGTCGGTATGTTATTTGACGATGTGGAAGACGCCCAAGCATATTATAAAGCATATGCAAGGCGTAAAGGATTTGCTATTCGGACGAATCATACTCGATTGtctaaagatgataaaaaactACTTGCAGTAGACTATGTATGCACAAGGGAAGGATTTCGGCGGATAAATcggaaagaaaaagaacgaaTAATGCCTGAACCTGACGAGACAAAGATTGGATGTAAAGCTTTGATGGGTATAAAAAAAGATGGTGAACACTTGATAGTCAACAAGTTTGTGGTTGGACATAATCATATTTTACTCACACCAAGAAGTACTAGTTTCCTACGTGGACATAGGGGAGTTACTAAAGtccaaaaaaaacttataatgaCTTTGAATGAGTCCGGGGTACCGACAAGGAAGATTATGTCGATGTTGAGTAAAGAATCAGGTGGTGACTTCAATGTTGGCTGTATTGGCAAGGATGTAGAAAATTTCTTGGGCACCAAAAGGAGAAAAGTTTTTGAAGAGGGTGATGCACAACGACTATATTCCTACTTTCGTGATCGCCAATTTAAAGAACCTGGATTTGTGTATTCCATGCAAGTTGATAAAGATGGGTGTATGGGAAGTTGCTTTTGGGCTGATGCTAGATCAAGATCGGCATACCAGTATTTTGGAGACATTGTCACATTTGATGCCACATACCTGACCAACATTTATAAAATGCCATTTGTGCCGTTTTCAGGAGTCAACCATCATCATCAGACAATCATGTTTGGTTGTGCTTTGTTAGTTAATGAGATAGCGGAGTCATATACATGGTTATTGAGAACCTGGCAAGAGGCAATGCTTGGGCGTGCCCCTTCAACAATAATTACCGATGATGATAAGGCGATGGCGAAAGCTATTGCAGAGGTACTACCGAATACAACTCATAGGTTGTGCTTGTGGCACATTCTTCAAAAGTTTCCTGAACACTTGGCCCATGTATATAATAAGTTTCCTGACTTTCAATCCCGATTTCGTCATTGCATCCATGAGACTATTACAATTGCTGAGTTCGAAGAGGAATGGGCATCGATATTGATGAAGTATGATTTAGGAGAAAATACTTGGCTGCAAAATCTTTACATTCGACGAGAAAAGTGGGTTCCGGCTTACTTGCGTTCAACATTCTGTGCCGGGATGTCAACAACTCAACAGAGTGAAAGTATgaacaaatttttcaaagactATGTTCGATCCAGTACTATGGTCAGTGACTTTGTTCATCAGTATGAGGCGGCTATAGATGCACGTTATtttaaagagaaagagaaagatgtGCGGACGAAGTCTACTCGTGCGATATTGAAGACACCTCTTAAAATTGAAGAGGAGGCAGCACTGATTTATACAAGAAAGTCTTTTATGATCTTCCAGGATGAGTTGTTTGATAGTCTACGGTACATATCAAGAAAATTGTCCACAGAGAGTGAAAGCAAGACTTATGGGGTGACACCCTATGGTAAAGAAACACCTGTTTACCATGTCACGTTGGAGAGTGGTGAAGGTGTTGCCACATGTACGTGCCATAAGTGGGAGTTTATGGGGATTCTTTGCAAGCATATCTTGTGTGTTTTTGGCAAGAAAGGTAAGTTAGATAGATTGCCACAGCATTATGTATTGGAAAGATGGACTACTAATGCTAAGAGTCGGCCAATCCCTTACATACCAAGTCCTACAGGGCTCCTTCAGCTAGGATTAGATGATCCTACGATGAGAAAAAGCAAGTCCATGATACAACTTTATGACATTGTTGAACTTGGGTCGCAATCAGAAGAAAAACACAGTTTCCTCACCCGTGCATTAGAGAAGATTCATAAAGAATTACTTGCAATGGAAGATCACGTAGAT